The Eurosta solidaginis isolate ZX-2024a chromosome 4, ASM4086904v1, whole genome shotgun sequence genome includes a window with the following:
- the LOC137251328 gene encoding inositol polyphosphate-4-phosphatase type I A isoform X2, producing the protein MGKSDFPCCKSAAERIAILQLKCFQSANIWLQNQSQFQKYAITIFAASRNNLNMRFNKTGLTTLASNPATKFEKEGLLIITERQEGFFRRTDVNYPRWCKLRGNLLFYLKDQDPQSPPTGLLVLENCRPLIRNEEREFDGFALILEFEGSQSQRISTRTAKERLEWVKCIQLASYAYLDRQIKYFQDQIAKKMGNRIERGLPAEVTLNPASDAFLLSSSSFIGSSSDGTAATALATRRQEITTKKMEEDLAEIPICESALSCDSLPCGDNGRFPNTRVVCSSLTSGDTLLWRDFACTEIFERSANPQFLCTIQFRRSDGFSADTLLRFTVYDVRERLSHTAVPLAYAEVALGVIQDATRFRIPLRAFDGEAGFITIASWAPDTDRKSPPRSTTQVFEEQRKGHRRSQSLPPKLGVKLFVPFQGLLQVVLANPLIHTYRLHSSMGGDISVHETLLESKYSFTIPQQLLSIWILREKELLQEISGMGELGGEWRRRQMDLLDKHLKLLKDYSQAKQNLQQLIKEEGPYFKRSSIKTDESLEFVPVNLHLQRMWAQNDTLNRSGVLDIITVGAFTRHVAKGRTGGLIKLLQESKDSPTKFEQGNACKVQAANDAVQAIKQLRRDIVEIMSQLLALAKSKNPKGMLPLCSEMITKTKTLLNIWEPTLVEEAFAFVEQHRIIEEPDNMLMPMSPFRKITQQLCALDLKSPELEDFATPIVAPPDLWPRTKTAAGFTGCMGRPLVRSNSLCLRPSPSTMDINAIHALHRTVKSYNEQLRERAATASSHAVDADEYDETVAEATFQSLPVHLNDPTSDIGFNETCYSPTDNLYTDNKNDNSTLHLIDLDDVDFEKTAYPMDNRQRTFRQTPHTSTHSYTHIDAELDMDYNLTSTTNLLQQGSFLDTQIMSTSPSANYYRPTEEPEPLDLTQLNIEASVMCLVSKIKFLCGRCGSPAIRLRHPKTHMKRAGFTHSPMPPDLVASQSKAAEFAAFDKIDAQSEEANVISNGNGLNLDLTQDVNALQQHGREEHQHSTKDTECIMVPKKGNKFTDGLDLSLTTDWASELRPSMRKLRHAMDGLLKTARLMHSVQRLQQDMKRNSANLEIMYRRDVCFSQALTALVSALMVKLWGTDITENFIKILKDLGPLAYFEGLLSLYGNETDMWGDMCIAIEDLSAVNFTLIRSSIQNDALTLVPLPRITGSRQSLNVLLPVPEHVYTIMPKQEMLTFKLTPVFFNIGINEKATIAETLGQTREQHRSNLDNFIRLKQYYSRYRKLQLVTPDSPSKHEPHPPATQALANILTFMEDQLRSNVSKNVKILHLAEDACRLMSGLRFTSCKSAKDRTGMSVTLEQCRVLVQEFHLPAKSVPYVLSTMRSEGTRMDNVFKNIDKRKYAFNLPQVLSLPSMYRPPAGSYGKAET; encoded by the exons TAAATTATCCACGCTGGTGTAAACTACGtggcaatttattattttatttaaaagatcAAGATCCTCAATCGCCACCCACTGGCTTGTTGGTGCTTGAAAATTGTCGCCCATTGATACGAAACGAGGAGCGAGAATTCGATGGTTTTGCATTAATTTTAG AATTCGAAGGCAGCCAATCGCAACGCATTTCCACGCGTACCGCCAAAGAGCGTTTAGAGTGGGTAAAGTGCATACAATTGGCCTCTTATGCGTATTTAGATCGTCAAATAAAATACTTTCAAGACCAAATTGCTAAGAAAATGGGCAATCGTATTGAGCGTGGTCTACCAGCTGAGGTGACATTAAATCCAGCAAGTGATGCGTTTTTACTGAGCTCATCATCATTTATTGGTAGTAGTAGTGATGGTACTGCTGCAACAGCTTTGGCTACAAGACGGCAAGAAATAACAACCAAAAAAATGGAAGAAG ACCTCGCTGAGATACCAATTTGTGAGTCTGCCTTATCCTGTGATAGTTTGCCGTGTGGCGATAACGGACGATTTCCCAACACACGCGTCGTTTGTTCGTCGCTGACATCTGGTGATACTCTGTTGTGGCGCGATTTTGCATGCACCGAAATTTTTGAACGCTCCGCAAATCCCCAATTTTTGTGCACCATTCAATTTAGGCGTAGTGATGGTTTTTCAGCGGACACATTACTGCGTTTTACTGTTTACGATGTGCGGGAACGATTATCGCACACAGCTGTGCCGTTAGCGTATGCTGAGGTGGCATTAGGTGTTATACAA GATGCTACACGGTTTCGTATTCCATTGCGCGCATTCGATGGCGAAGCTGGTTTCATAACAATTGCGTCATGGGCGCCCGACACTGATCGTAAATCACCGCCACGTTCCACAACGCAAGTGTTTGAGGAGCAGAGAAAAG GTCATCGGCGCTCACAATCTTTACCACCCAAATTGGGTGTGAAATTATTTGTACCATTTCAAGGCCTTTTACAAGTTGTATTGGCAAATCCTTTG ATTCATACATATCGTTTACATTCGAGTATGGGTGGCGATATAAGTGTTCATGAAACGCTACTTGAGAGCAAGTATAGCTTTACAATACCTCAACAATTACT GTCTATATGGATATTACGTGAAAAGGAGTTATTACAAGAAATCTCAGGCATGGGAGAATTGGGCGGAGAATGGCGAAGGCGTCAAATGGATTTGCTTGATAAACATCTTAAATTGCTGAAAGATTATTCACAGGCAAAACAAAATCTGCAACAACTTATAAAGGAAGAAG gACCATATTTCAAACGGTCTTCCATAAAGACAGATGAATCACTCGAATTTGTGCCAGTCAATTTGCACTTGCAGCGGATGTGGGCACAAAACGACACACTGAATCGGTCTGGAGTGCTCGATATTATAACGGTTGGTGCATTTACGCGCCACGTAGCCAAAGGACGCACTGGAGGGCTAATAAA ACTTTTGCAGGAAAGCAAAGATTCACCAACGAAATTCGAACAAGGCAACGCATGCAAAGTACAAGCGGCCAATGATGCTGTCCAAGCAATCAAGCAATTGCGTAGAGATATTGTCGAAATAATGTCACAACTACTTGCGCTCGCTAAAAGTAAAAATCCCAAAGGTATGTTGCCGTTATGTAGCGAAATGATTACAAAAACCAAAACTTTGTTAAATATTTGGGAGCCAACGCTAGTGGAAGAGGCTTTTGCATTTGTTGAACAACATCGCATTATTGAGGAGCCAGATAATATGCTGATG CCTATGTCACCATTTCGTAAAATCACACAACAACTTTGCGCTTTGGATTTAAAATCACCCGAACTAGAAGATTTTGCTACACCCATCGTTGCACCACCAGATCTTTGGCCACGCACAAAAACTGCTGCGGGATTTACAGGTTGTATGGGTCGTCCACTTGTCCGCTCCAATAGTCTTTGTTTACGACCATCACCATCAACAATGGATATAAACGCCATACATGCATTGCATCGTACCGTAAAATCATACAACGAACAATTACGTGAACGTGCTGCAACTGCAAGTAGTCATGCAGTTGATGCAGATGAATATGATGAAACAGTAGCAGAAGCAACATTCCAATCCTTACCTGTGCATTTAAATGATCCTACTTCTGATATTGGATTTAATGAAACGTGCTATAGTCCAACAGACAATTTGTATACTGACAACAAAAATGATAACTCAACACTGCATTTAATCGATTTGGATGATGTCGACTTTGAAAAAACTGCTTATCCAATGGACAATAGGCAGCGTACATTTCGACAAACACCACACACAAGTACTCACTCTTATACGCACATAGATGCTGAATTGGATATGGATTATAATTTGACCAGTACTACTAATTTATTACAACAAGGCAGCTTTCTTGATACGCAAATTATGAGCACGTCCCCTTCGGCGAATTATTATCGTCCTACTGAGGAACCAGAACCGCTCGATTTAACGCAATTAAATATTGAAGCAAGCGTAATGTGTTTAGTAagtaaaataaagtttttatgtGGACGTTGTGGTAGCCCAGCAATACGTTTGCGTCATCCAAAAACGCATATGAAACGTGCTGGATTTACGCATTCGCCAATGCCGCCAGATCTAGTTGCTAGTCAAAGTAAGGCTGCGGAATTCGCTGCGTTTGACAAAATAGATGCACAAAGTGAGGAAGCAAATGTAATTAGTAATGGAAATGGACTGAATTTAGATCTTACACAGGATGTGAACGCGCTGCAGCAACATGGGAGAGAAGAACACCAACACTCGACGAAAGATACAGAGTGTATCATGGTGCCAAAAAAGGGGAACAAATTCACGGATG GTCTCGACTTGTCACTAACTACCGACTgggcatccgaactgcggccttCAATGCGTAAACTACGCCATGCAATGGATGGCCTGCTAAAAACAGCACGCCTAATGCATTCGGTGCAGCGTCTACAGCAGGATATGAAGCGAAATAGTGCAAATTTAGAAATAATGTATAGAAGAGATGTGTGCTTTTCACAAGCA TTGACAGCTCTTGTGAGTGCACTAATGGTTAAATTATGGGGCACTGATATAACAGAAAACTTTATTAAGATACTCAAGGATTTGGGGCCATTGGCCTATTTTGAAGGCTTGCTTTCGCTGTATGGCAACGAGACTGATATGTGGGGTGATATGTGCATTGCCATTGAGGATCTTTCGGCAGTAAATTTTACGCTTATACGCAGTAGTATACAAAA CGATGCACTCACTTTAGTTCCACTACCACGTATCACCGGTTCAAGACAATCACTAAATGTATTACTGCCAGTGCCAGAGCATGTTTACACAATTATGCCAAAACAAGAGATGCTTACCTTCAAGCTAACACCAGTATTTTTTAATATCGGTATAAATGAAAAGGCCACGATAGCTGAAACTTTGGGACAAACGCGCGAACAACATCGTTCGAATTTAGATAATTTTATACGTTTGAAACAATACTACAGTCGATATCGTAAACTTCAACTGGTAACACCTGATTCGCCAAGTAAACATGAGCCACATCCACCAGCTACACAAGCACTTGCTAATATACTCACATTCATGGAGGATCAGTTGCGTTCGAATGTatcgaaaaatgtaaaaattttgcaTTTGGCAGAGGATGCATGTCGTCTGATGTCGGGTCTGCGTTTCACATCATGTAAAAGTGCCAAAGATCGTACAGGTATGTCGGTGACATTGGAGCAGTGTCGCGTGCTGGTGCAAGAGTTTCATCTACCCGCAAAAAGCGTACCTTATGTATTAAGCACAATGCGAAG CGAAGGCACACGCATGGATAACGTATTTAAAAATATTGATAAGCGCAAGTATGCATTTAATTTGCCACAGGTGCTCTCATTACCGTCAATGTATAGGCCACCAGCTGGTTCCTATGGCAAAGCAGAAACCtaa